The sequence GTTTGAAtacttgtttattattattttattgtttttttctctcaatcAGCTCGAATTGGAGAAGTAAAGAGAGTAACAAAGGAAACGAATGTATCAGTGAAGATTAATTTAGATGGTACTGGAGTTGCAGATAGTTCTACTGGAATCCCTTTTCTTGACCATATGTTAGATGTAAGtgttcttttatatatcttcAAAGTTATCACCTTTTTTTGCCTTTGGGTTTATTGGATTTTGATTGCTTCAGTTTCCATGTGAAGAGAGAGTTGTTTTGATTTCGTTATTGGAGAGTGTTGATTGATTAATGATTGTGTGTGTTTTCCACTACTTGTCCTTCTCTTGGTATAGCAACTTGCTTCGCATGGTTTGTTTGATGTGCACGTTAGAGCTACTGGTGATGTTCACATCGATGATCATCACAGTAATGAAGATATAGCTCTTGCCATTGGAACAGTAAGTTTTGTTGATCTTCTTTTCCCTGTGTAGTCCTTTCAGCCGTATTCTCGGTTCGTGTCAGACCTATGAGAAACCGTATGTTGTCTTCTGTAGGCTCTGTTAAAGGCCCTTGGTGAGCGTAAAGGTATTAACCGGTTTGGTGACTTCACGGCTCCTCTTGATGAAGCGCTTATACATGTTTCCCTGGTATTAAATTGTGAAACTTTTGGTTGCTCTTACTACCGGATATTCTCCCAGACTTGCCTACTGCTTATAGTGAACACAAATTTCTTGCAGGACTTGTCTGGTCGACCATATCTTGGTTACAACTTGGAGATTCCAACCCAGAGAGTTGGAACATATGACACCCAGGTTCTTTCTTCACTCCTGGATGgagtttttctcttttgggtttaaaatgtgttattttattgttttgtaaacacTGAAACTTATAGCTGAATATTTTGAACTTCTCTATTTGTAGTTGGTGGAGCACTTTTTCCAATCGTTGGTGAATACTTCTGGTATGACACTTCACATCCGGCAGGTACTATGATTCGAATCTCCCGaatgcaaaataaaatcatagaattCATGTGTTTCTTCTATCATCTGTTTGGAAACCATTTCTTGATAGCTTTGTTACAACAGCTTGCTGGTGAAAATTCTCATCACATAATAGAGGCGACCTTTAAGGCCTTTGCCAGGGCTCTTCGACAAGCAACAGAGGATGATCCACGCCGCGGTGGGACGATTCCAAGGTTTGACTTCTCCtccaccacacacacacacaaatgaTATCATATAGAATGCACAATTCATNtaaaaaaaaaaaaaaaaaaaagagaagagcatGAAGATGCATCTTTGTTGTATGAGAGATTATTGATTGGGATGTGAAGaatgtatatcatttaaaaacGCGCGTTTGATGTGTGATGGTCCATGGCATTTGCAGTTCAAAAGGAGTCTTGTCACGGTCTTGAGAGCTGGGCAAAACACACAAGACAATTCCCAGATTTACACTTCATTATCGAGTTCATGAACCGTCGTCAATTTTCTTATGTTGCCAAATGTCAATCCTGTTGGATCTTGCTGTTCCATTGCACAAGTGCGAAGAGCCAAAGTGAAGATCACTCAGTTTCGTCTTTTGTATTAGTAGTATATGTAATATGTTGTTGGAGAGTGTTTTATTCAGATCGCTCACCATTGCTAATGCTATATCAACCGAGGAACTTCTACTGTGACCTTAAGAACACTGTAATTACAATCCAATGTTCTGTTTCCATATTTGGCAAAACGACTGcgttcattgtttttttttttctttttcttttggtagtTATTTACTTTAACGACACCGTTTCAAGATCCCAGACTAGAGAGAATATTGTTTCCGTCTCCTTCGGCTTcaatgatttgatttgatcCAAATCCCTaatctctcctctctcttcttttggtAACCTTCGCTTTACGATTCCTCCATAGCTGAGCTactgtatcatcatcattcaccccGCGAATTGCTCAGAGGTAATAATAAGAAGCAGATTCACGGCCATTGAAGATGGTCGgtggcaacaacaacaacaacaacaacaacgcaAAACCATCGACGAACAAACCTCCGGCGACTTCAGCTCCCACCGCTGCTGCTTCCTCTTCACAGAATCGTAAATCTCGTTGGAATTCAAACAACAACGATGGCGGAaccagtaacaacaacaacaacaacaacaaagaaagcaAACCGACGACGGGAGGCCAGAAAATCGCGGATAAGAAGCTCCCGAGGCCGAATCCATCACCTAAGCTAGCTGCGATACCGAACCAATCCAATCCGAATCATCCAAATCCAACAGCTCCAACATCTTCTTCACGGCCCATGGCGGCGGTGGCTCCGTTTCCTTTCCCTGATTCGTCTGCGGCGGCGGCAGCACTtggtcctcctcctccacctacTTATGATTTTCACATGCTGGAGCGACGCACGATTGTTCTCGCTGATGGTAGTGTCCGTTCCTACTTCGCGCTTCCTCCTAATTACCAGAATTTTCCTCCTCCTAGCCGACCGGAATTTGGGAGATTCCCTCCTTTTCATCCGGAAGAGTTTCGAGATCAGAGGAAGCATTGGGATCGTCCTGAAGGGTCGATGAAACGGAAGTATCCAGGTGAAGATGAATTCGATAGGAGAGACGAGAGAGCTGCTGATATGATGAGGCAAAGACAACAGTTTATGCATTATGCGAATCCTAATGATCATCACTCACTTATGGCTGGTAGGAGTGGTCAGTTTGGAGAAGATGGTAGAGCAGCTAAGCATATGAGGACTGGATCAAGTAGGCATGAAAGTGGGGGTGGTCTCCAGGTTGATCAAGTTGCACTAAAGAAatcttttttgagttttgttaagCGAGTTTTCGAGGACACCGCGGAGAAGAAGAACTACTTGGAGAACGGGAGAAAAGGGCGGCTTCAGTGTCTCGTTTGTGGCAGGTTTGATGGGTTTCAATCTGtctcttgtgtttgtttttttcttcgtttcagTGTGATTTTGTTGGAAACTCTAGTTACTTTGTTCTTGATGGTTGCTTTAATTGGTCTTATATGGCTTAGAACGCTAAATGAACATGAAGAAAGTAAGAGGGAACAGTAAAATAT comes from Camelina sativa cultivar DH55 chromosome 19, Cs, whole genome shotgun sequence and encodes:
- the LOC104766141 gene encoding imidazoleglycerol-phosphate dehydratase 1, chloroplastic isoform X1; the encoded protein is MELSSSAVFSHSSSQLLRPKLVFKDLLPRRAMIVSSSSSSSSSSQSPIRQSISCASSFSENVTQATNSYPSKALARIGEVKRVTKETNVSVKINLDGTGVADSSTGIPFLDHMLDQLASHGLFDVHVRATGDVHIDDHHSNEDIALAIGTALLKALGERKGINRFGDFTAPLDEALIHVSLDLSGRPYLGYNLEIPTQRVGTYDTQLVEHFFQSLVNTSGMTLHIRQLAGENSHHIIEATFKAFARALRQATEDDPRRGGTIPRFDFSSTTHTHK
- the LOC104766141 gene encoding imidazoleglycerol-phosphate dehydratase isoform X2, coding for MELSSSAVFSHSSSQLLRPKLVFKDLLPRRAMIVSSSSSSSSSSQSPIRQSISCASSFSENVTQATNSYPSKALARIGEVKRVTKETNVSVKINLDGTGVADSSTGIPFLDHMLDQLASHGLFDVHVRATGDVHIDDHHSNEDIALAIGTALLKALGERKGINRFGDFTAPLDEALIHVSLDLSGRPYLGYNLEIPTQRVGTYDTQLVEHFFQSLVNTSGMTLHIRQLAGENSHHIIEATFKAFARALRQATEDDPRRGGTIPSSKGVLSRS
- the LOC104766143 gene encoding uncharacterized protein LOC104766143, whose amino-acid sequence is MVGGNNNNNNNNAKPSTNKPPATSAPTAAASSSQNRKSRWNSNNNDGGTSNNNNNNNKESKPTTGGQKIADKKLPRPNPSPKLAAIPNQSNPNHPNPTAPTSSSRPMAAVAPFPFPDSSAAAAALGPPPPPTYDFHMLERRTIVLADGSVRSYFALPPNYQNFPPPSRPEFGRFPPFHPEEFRDQRKHWDRPEGSMKRKYPGEDEFDRRDERAADMMRQRQQFMHYANPNDHHSLMAGRSGQFGEDGRAAKHMRTGSSRHESGGGLQVDQVALKKSFLSFVKRVFEDTAEKKNYLENGRKGRLQCLVCGRSSRDVQDTHSLVMHTYCSDDASSRVHHLGLHKALCVLMGWNFTKAPDNTKAYQNLPAEEAAINQAQLIIWPPHVIVHNTSTGKGKEGRMEGFGNKTMDNRIIRELGLTGGKSKSLYGRDGHLGITLFKFSGDDSGLREAMRMAEHFEKTNRGRKSWGRIQPFTPSKDDEKNQSLVEVDGRTGEKKRILYGYLATVADLDKVDMETKKKTTIESLRELTGTK